The Bdellovibrionales bacterium genome has a segment encoding these proteins:
- a CDS encoding pyridoxamine 5'-phosphate oxidase family protein produces MYQNKEDISKLAELLKDAKFVMLTTLDEEGALRSRPMTFQEMEFDGDLWFFTSKSTTQAEDITRRNQVNISLSQPEKSVYLSLTGTAELVDDKAKAKELWKPTLKAWFPKGLRDPDMTLIRVSVQSAELWQSPSSQLVQAFAFAKAILTGNRAHRELGTQEHIEISR; encoded by the coding sequence ATGTATCAGAACAAAGAAGATATTAGTAAACTTGCGGAACTGTTAAAAGACGCCAAGTTCGTAATGTTAACAACTCTTGACGAAGAAGGAGCTCTCAGAAGCCGACCCATGACCTTTCAAGAAATGGAATTCGATGGCGATCTCTGGTTCTTTACTTCGAAGTCCACCACGCAAGCCGAAGACATTACCCGAAGAAACCAGGTCAATATTTCATTATCACAGCCCGAAAAATCAGTTTATCTCTCCCTCACCGGAACCGCCGAACTTGTTGACGACAAAGCGAAAGCCAAAGAGCTTTGGAAACCGACATTAAAAGCTTGGTTTCCCAAAGGTCTACGAGATCCCGATATGACCCTGATAAGGGTAAGCGTTCAAAGTGCGGAACTGTGGCAATCCCCTTCCTCGCAGCTCGTCCAAGCCTTTGCTTTTGCGAAAGCCATTCTTACGGGAAATAGAGCCCATAGAGAACTTGGAACACAGGAGCATATCGAAATTAGTCGTTAG